A genomic segment from Comamonas terrigena NBRC 13299 encodes:
- a CDS encoding HTH-type transcriptional regulator ArgP: MLDYAGLEALAAVLREGSFDRAARKLHVTPSAISQRVKQLEERVGQVLVLRGQPCTGTDAGRRLVLHVEQVALLENELRRHNPELVPEGQVARPTLKLAVNADSLNSWFIDAMSGFTSTGNELLDISIDDQDHTAKRIKEGDVMAAVTASSSHITGCNTWPLGRMRYVAAASPDFGARYFADGVSKEAMAIAPVLTYDRKDGMQDKWLQQQGLASRTAPPRHWLPSAHAFVRACEASVGWGMHPTVLIQRYLDAGTLVELRPDTDMVVDLYWAHARNAQAGLERLTQCVIAAARNWLDPLPAAGE, encoded by the coding sequence ATGCTCGACTACGCTGGACTCGAAGCCCTGGCCGCCGTGCTGCGTGAAGGCAGCTTTGACCGCGCGGCGCGCAAACTGCATGTCACTCCCTCCGCGATTTCGCAGCGCGTCAAGCAGTTGGAAGAGCGCGTGGGCCAGGTGCTGGTGCTGCGCGGCCAGCCCTGCACCGGCACCGATGCCGGCCGCCGCCTGGTGCTGCATGTGGAGCAGGTGGCACTGCTGGAAAACGAGCTGCGCCGCCATAACCCCGAACTGGTGCCGGAAGGCCAGGTGGCCCGCCCCACGCTGAAGCTGGCGGTGAATGCCGATTCGCTCAACAGCTGGTTCATCGATGCGATGTCGGGCTTCACCAGCACCGGCAACGAGCTGCTGGACATCAGCATCGACGACCAGGACCACACGGCCAAGCGCATCAAGGAAGGCGATGTGATGGCGGCGGTCACCGCCTCGTCCAGCCACATCACCGGCTGCAACACCTGGCCGCTGGGCCGCATGCGCTATGTGGCGGCCGCCAGCCCCGACTTCGGGGCGCGCTACTTTGCCGACGGCGTGAGCAAAGAGGCCATGGCCATCGCCCCGGTGCTGACCTATGACCGCAAGGACGGCATGCAGGACAAATGGCTGCAGCAGCAGGGCCTGGCCTCGCGCACGGCCCCGCCGCGCCACTGGCTGCCGTCGGCACATGCCTTTGTGCGCGCCTGCGAAGCCAGCGTTGGCTGGGGCATGCACCCCACGGTGCTGATCCAGCGCTATCTGGATGCCGGCACGCTGGTGGAACTGCGCCCCGACACCGACATGGTGGTGGACCTGTACTGGGCCCATGCCCGCAATGCCCAGGCCGGGCTGGAGCGGCTGACCCAGTGCGTGATTGCCGCCGCACGCAACTGGCTGGACCCGCTGCCGGCGGCGGGCGAATAG
- a CDS encoding MetQ/NlpA family ABC transporter substrate-binding protein, whose translation MLKKTLTAVAIAALALSAHAADVLKVAATAVPHAEILNFVKPQLKAQGLDLEVKEFSDYVQPNAAVEDKQLDANFFQHQPYLDSYNKDRKSSLVQVPNGKIHVEPFGAYSTKIKNIKDLKNGATVAIPNDPSNGGRALLLLAKQGLIELKDPKSLTSTALDVVKNPKKLKFKELEAPLLPRALADVDLALINTNYAIEAKLNPTKDALFIEGADSPYTNIVAARADRANDPNIAKLIKALHSPEVKKFIQDKYKGAVVPAF comes from the coding sequence ATGCTGAAGAAGACGCTTACCGCCGTGGCCATTGCCGCACTGGCCCTGTCCGCCCATGCTGCTGACGTGCTCAAGGTTGCCGCAACCGCCGTGCCCCACGCCGAGATCCTGAATTTTGTGAAGCCCCAGCTCAAGGCCCAGGGCCTGGATCTGGAGGTCAAGGAGTTCAGCGACTACGTGCAGCCCAATGCCGCCGTGGAAGACAAGCAACTGGACGCCAACTTCTTCCAGCACCAGCCCTACCTGGACAGCTACAACAAGGACCGCAAGAGCTCGCTGGTGCAGGTGCCCAACGGCAAGATCCACGTCGAGCCCTTCGGTGCCTATTCCACCAAGATCAAGAACATCAAGGACCTGAAGAACGGCGCCACCGTGGCCATTCCCAACGATCCTTCCAACGGCGGCCGCGCCCTGCTGCTGCTGGCCAAGCAAGGCCTGATCGAGCTCAAGGACCCCAAGAGCCTGACCTCCACCGCGCTGGACGTGGTCAAGAACCCCAAGAAGCTGAAGTTCAAGGAACTGGAAGCGCCTCTGCTGCCCCGTGCCCTGGCCGATGTGGACCTGGCCCTGATCAACACCAACTACGCCATCGAAGCCAAGCTCAACCCCACCAAGGATGCGCTGTTCATCGAAGGTGCGGATTCGCCCTATACCAACATCGTGGCCGCCCGTGCGGACCGTGCCAACGATCCCAACATCGCCAAGCTGATCAAGGCCCTGCACTCCCCGGAAGTGAAGAAGTTCATCCAGGACAAGTACAAGGGCGCCGTGGTGCCCGCGTTCTGA
- the mfd gene encoding transcription-repair coupling factor, which produces MQLPTLRSGHRFTLPRPTGSADALLLSRLAQRERAAGRITAIVTADAGDAQRLIDELAFFAPELRCALFPDWETLPYDTFSPHQDLISERLATLWRIRSREHETGADVVLVPATTALYRLAPPSFLAGYTFHFKQGQKLDEAKLKAQLTLAGYQHVSQVVSHGEYAVRGGLIDLFPMGSPVPYRVDLFDNEIDSIRTFDPDSQRSLYPVPEVRLLPGREFPMDEDARAKFRSRWRELLEGDPTRSRVYKDMGNGVATAGIEYYLPLFFDATATVFDYLGGDATLVLHGDLEPAFQRFWTDTRERFRLVQGDPERPALPPETLFLTADQFYTSAKPYPQLALRPGVEDVADSALFQQLPPLAVVRGAEEPLARLQAHIAHAARRVLVLAESDGRRESLLDFLRASNVNPPAFDSLAEFQADDSERLGIATSNLAQGFAWTEEGIDFVTETELFETSGGTRRRKKQEQVSDVDALIKDLSELKVGDPVVHAQHGIGRYHGLVNMDVGQKNTDGSPALQEFLHLEYAKDAVLYVPVSQLHQISRYTGVTPESAPLHSLGSGQWEKAKRKAAEQVRDAAAELLNIYARRAARQGHAFRYSAQDYEQFAQDFGFEETADQKAAIHAVVHDMISPQPMDRLVCGDVGFGKTEVALRAAFVAAMGGKQVAFLAPTTLLAEQHYQTLVDRFSKWPVKVAEMSRFRSTKEINAALKGIEDGSVDIVVGTHKLLSEKTKFQNLGLLIIDEEHRFGVRHKEAMKALRAEVDVLTLTATPIPRTMGMALEGLRDLSVIATAPQRRLAIKTFVRSESNGVIREAVLRELKRGGQVYFLHNEVETIENRRQKLEEILPEARIAVAHGQMPERELERVMRDFVAQRFNILLCSTIIETGIDVPTANTIVISRADKFGLAQLHQLRGRVGRSHHQAYAYLMVPDIESLTKQAEQRLDAIQQMEELGSGFYLAMHDLEIRGAGEVLGENQSGNMMEIGFQLYNEMLAEAVRSLKNGKEPDLLSPLSASTDINLHAPALLPNDYCGDVHLRLSFYKKLATARTSDQIDNLLEEIVDRFGKLPPQAQTLIDTHRLRVLSEPYGVLKVDAAPGVISITFKPNPPIDPMQIIHLIQKNKHIKLAGNDKLRIERALEDPKARAQMVRDVLKSLGQPLRAETPATA; this is translated from the coding sequence ATGCAGCTGCCCACCCTCCGCTCCGGTCACCGTTTCACCCTCCCCCGCCCCACGGGCAGCGCCGATGCGCTGCTGCTGTCGCGTCTGGCGCAGCGCGAGCGGGCGGCGGGCCGCATCACGGCCATCGTCACGGCCGATGCGGGCGACGCCCAGCGGCTGATCGACGAGCTGGCGTTCTTTGCCCCCGAGCTGCGCTGCGCCCTGTTTCCGGACTGGGAAACCCTGCCCTACGACACGTTTTCGCCGCACCAGGACCTGATCAGCGAGCGCCTGGCCACGCTGTGGCGCATCCGCAGCCGCGAGCACGAGACCGGCGCCGACGTGGTGCTGGTGCCGGCCACCACCGCCCTGTACCGGCTGGCCCCCCCGTCGTTTCTGGCGGGCTACACCTTCCACTTCAAGCAGGGCCAGAAGCTGGACGAGGCCAAGCTCAAGGCCCAGCTGACGCTGGCCGGCTACCAGCATGTCTCCCAGGTGGTGAGCCACGGCGAATATGCGGTGCGCGGCGGCCTGATCGACCTGTTTCCCATGGGCTCGCCCGTGCCCTACCGGGTGGATCTGTTCGACAACGAGATCGACTCCATCCGTACCTTCGATCCCGACAGCCAGCGCAGCCTCTACCCCGTGCCCGAGGTGCGCCTGCTGCCCGGCCGCGAGTTCCCCATGGACGAGGATGCACGCGCCAAGTTCCGCTCGCGCTGGCGCGAGCTGCTGGAGGGCGATCCCACGCGCAGCCGCGTCTACAAGGACATGGGCAATGGTGTGGCGACGGCGGGCATCGAGTACTACCTGCCGCTGTTCTTTGACGCCACGGCCACCGTCTTCGACTACCTGGGCGGTGACGCCACACTGGTGCTGCACGGCGATCTGGAGCCGGCGTTCCAGCGCTTCTGGACCGACACCAGGGAGCGCTTCCGCCTGGTGCAGGGCGACCCCGAGCGCCCGGCCCTGCCGCCCGAAACCCTGTTCCTGACGGCCGACCAGTTCTACACCAGCGCCAAGCCCTACCCGCAGCTGGCCTTGCGCCCGGGGGTGGAAGATGTGGCCGACAGCGCCCTCTTCCAGCAGCTGCCGCCGCTGGCCGTGGTGCGCGGCGCCGAGGAGCCGCTGGCCCGGCTGCAGGCGCATATCGCCCACGCGGCACGCCGCGTGCTGGTGCTGGCCGAAAGCGACGGCCGGCGCGAAAGCCTGCTGGACTTTCTGCGGGCCTCCAACGTCAACCCGCCGGCCTTCGATTCGCTGGCGGAGTTCCAGGCCGACGACAGCGAACGGCTGGGCATTGCCACCTCCAACCTGGCCCAGGGCTTTGCCTGGACGGAGGAAGGCATCGACTTCGTCACCGAGACCGAGCTGTTCGAGACCAGCGGCGGCACGCGCCGGCGCAAGAAGCAGGAACAGGTCAGCGATGTCGATGCGCTGATCAAGGATCTGTCCGAGCTGAAGGTGGGCGACCCGGTGGTCCATGCCCAGCACGGCATCGGCCGCTACCACGGCCTGGTCAACATGGACGTGGGCCAGAAGAACACCGATGGTTCGCCCGCGCTGCAGGAGTTTCTGCACCTGGAATATGCCAAGGATGCGGTGCTGTACGTGCCCGTCAGCCAGCTGCACCAGATCAGCCGCTACACCGGCGTCACGCCCGAATCCGCGCCGCTGCACAGCCTGGGCAGCGGCCAGTGGGAAAAGGCCAAGCGCAAGGCCGCCGAGCAGGTGCGCGACGCTGCAGCCGAGCTGCTGAACATCTACGCTCGCCGCGCCGCGCGCCAGGGCCACGCCTTCCGCTACAGCGCCCAGGATTACGAGCAGTTCGCCCAGGACTTCGGCTTTGAGGAGACGGCCGACCAGAAGGCGGCCATCCACGCCGTGGTGCACGACATGATCAGCCCCCAGCCCATGGACCGCCTGGTCTGCGGCGATGTGGGCTTCGGCAAGACCGAGGTCGCCCTGCGCGCGGCCTTTGTGGCCGCCATGGGCGGCAAGCAGGTGGCCTTTCTGGCCCCCACCACGCTGCTGGCCGAGCAGCACTACCAGACGCTGGTGGACCGCTTCTCCAAATGGCCGGTGAAGGTGGCGGAGATGAGCCGCTTCCGCTCCACCAAGGAGATCAATGCCGCGCTCAAGGGCATCGAGGACGGGTCGGTGGACATTGTGGTGGGCACGCACAAGCTGCTGTCCGAGAAGACCAAGTTCCAGAACCTGGGCCTGCTGATCATTGACGAGGAGCACCGCTTCGGCGTGCGCCACAAGGAGGCCATGAAGGCCTTGCGCGCCGAAGTGGATGTGCTGACACTGACCGCCACCCCCATTCCGCGTACCATGGGCATGGCGCTGGAAGGCCTGCGCGACCTGTCGGTGATTGCCACCGCCCCGCAACGCCGGCTGGCCATCAAGACCTTTGTGCGTTCCGAGAGCAACGGCGTGATCCGCGAGGCGGTGCTGCGCGAGCTCAAGCGCGGCGGCCAGGTGTACTTTCTGCACAACGAAGTGGAGACCATCGAGAACCGCCGCCAGAAGCTGGAGGAAATCCTGCCCGAGGCGCGCATTGCCGTGGCCCACGGCCAGATGCCCGAGCGCGAACTGGAGCGCGTGATGCGCGACTTCGTGGCCCAGCGCTTCAACATCCTGCTGTGCTCGACCATCATCGAGACCGGCATCGACGTGCCCACGGCCAACACCATCGTCATCAGCCGCGCCGACAAGTTCGGCCTGGCCCAGCTGCACCAGCTGCGCGGGCGCGTGGGCCGCAGCCACCACCAGGCCTATGCCTATCTGATGGTGCCGGACATCGAGAGCCTGACCAAGCAGGCCGAGCAGCGGCTGGACGCCATCCAGCAGATGGAGGAGCTGGGCAGCGGCTTCTACCTGGCGATGCACGATCTGGAAATCCGCGGCGCCGGCGAGGTGCTGGGCGAGAACCAGAGCGGCAACATGATGGAGATCGGTTTCCAGCTCTACAACGAGATGCTGGCCGAAGCCGTGCGCAGCCTGAAGAACGGCAAGGAGCCCGATCTGCTGTCGCCGCTGTCGGCCTCCACCGACATCAATCTGCATGCCCCGGCGCTGCTGCCCAATGACTACTGCGGCGATGTGCACCTGCGCCTGTCGTTCTACAAGAAGCTGGCCACGGCCAGGACCAGCGACCAGATCGACAACCTGCTGGAAGAGATCGTGGACCGCTTCGGCAAGCTGCCGCCGCAGGCCCAGACGCTGATCGACACCCACCGCCTGCGCGTGCTCTCCGAGCCCTATGGCGTGCTCAAGGTCGATGCCGCACCGGGCGTGATCAGCATCACCTTCAAGCCGAACCCGCCCATCGATCCGATGCAGATCATCCACCTGATCCAGAAGAACAAGCACATCAAGCTGGCGGGCAACGACAAGCTGCGCATCGAACGCGCGCTGGAAGACCCCAAGGCCCGCGCCCAGATGGTGCGCGATGTGCTGAAAAGTCTGGGACAACCGTTGCGCGCGGAAACACCCGCCACGGCCTGA
- a CDS encoding DUF3820 family protein, producing MQPDDLQALVQLRMPFGKHKDMLLADLPGNYLAWFAREGFPAGRLGQLLALMHELDHNNLRGLLDPLRTAPRASARRV from the coding sequence ATGCAGCCTGACGACCTGCAGGCACTGGTGCAGCTGCGCATGCCTTTTGGCAAGCACAAGGACATGCTGCTGGCCGATCTGCCTGGCAACTACCTGGCCTGGTTTGCGCGGGAAGGCTTTCCCGCCGGGCGCCTGGGCCAGCTGCTGGCGCTGATGCACGAGCTGGACCACAACAACCTGCGCGGCCTGCTCGATCCGTTGCGCACGGCGCCACGCGCATCGGCACGCCGCGTGTGA
- a CDS encoding Bug family tripartite tricarboxylate transporter substrate binding protein, producing MSVLHLRHLPRHSLGLSTRHAPRLLCLLACSAAVWGAGCPAAQAQGSYPERPVKVMVALPAGGSADMIARVVGQKLAAELGQPFIVENKPGASGQIGTPQVARAPADGYQLMVSPASFLTTNKSIFKSLPYDPEADFAPVAQLVNQPMVLVVKDRQKFPSVAAVVAAAKAAPGKLTYASSGDGSPQHLAALMFSTRTHADMLHVPYKGGAPAINDTLAGNVDMLFAVLPEALPHIQSGKLHALGLMSPQRSKMLAGTPTMAESGFANLNLSAWVGLFAPARTPQPVIAQLNRAVHKVLQGEVVAKLGDSGMEVAPGTPEQLKQTVHQDILLHAELVKAAGLVPQ from the coding sequence ATGTCTGTACTGCATCTCCGCCATCTCCCGCGCCATTCCCTGGGTCTCTCCACGCGCCATGCCCCGCGCCTGCTCTGTCTGCTGGCCTGCAGCGCCGCCGTGTGGGGTGCCGGCTGCCCTGCCGCCCAGGCCCAGGGCAGCTACCCCGAACGCCCTGTCAAGGTGATGGTGGCCCTGCCCGCCGGCGGCAGCGCGGACATGATTGCCCGCGTGGTCGGCCAGAAGCTGGCGGCCGAGCTGGGCCAGCCGTTCATCGTCGAGAACAAGCCCGGGGCCTCCGGCCAGATCGGCACGCCCCAGGTGGCGCGCGCGCCGGCCGACGGCTACCAGTTGATGGTCTCGCCAGCCTCGTTTCTCACCACCAACAAGAGCATCTTCAAATCCCTGCCTTATGACCCGGAGGCCGACTTCGCCCCGGTGGCCCAGCTGGTCAACCAGCCCATGGTGCTGGTGGTCAAGGACAGGCAGAAGTTTCCCAGCGTCGCCGCCGTGGTGGCCGCCGCCAAGGCCGCACCCGGCAAGCTGACCTATGCCAGCTCGGGCGACGGCAGCCCCCAGCATCTGGCGGCGCTGATGTTCAGCACCCGCACCCATGCCGACATGCTGCACGTACCCTACAAGGGCGGCGCACCGGCGATCAACGACACGCTGGCCGGCAATGTGGACATGCTGTTTGCGGTGCTGCCCGAGGCCCTGCCCCACATCCAGTCCGGCAAGCTGCACGCCCTGGGACTGATGAGCCCGCAGCGCAGCAAGATGCTGGCCGGCACGCCCACCATGGCCGAGAGCGGCTTTGCCAACCTGAACCTGTCGGCCTGGGTGGGCCTGTTTGCCCCGGCCAGGACACCGCAGCCGGTGATTGCCCAGCTCAACCGCGCCGTGCACAAGGTACTGCAGGGCGAGGTGGTGGCCAAGCTGGGGGACAGTGGCATGGAAGTGGCGCCCGGCACACCGGAGCAGCTGAAGCAGACCGTCCACCAGGACATCCTGCTGCATGCCGAGCTGGTGAAGGCCGCTGGCCTGGTGCCGCAGTGA
- a CDS encoding ABC transporter substrate-binding protein — MKTSYRATASVIALAIASLTVPSLAQAKRMGGGKTVRPASIGSAPAKPATPAAPTAAAKPATPAAATPAAATAAAPAAAAAPARAGSGMMGTMAGAAVGAVAGTMAGSAIAGAMSGPSADKDAEAKAKAAADAKAADAEAAALQKQLDEAKAKAAAAHAAAK; from the coding sequence GTGAAGACTTCGTACCGTGCCACTGCCTCCGTGATTGCCCTGGCAATCGCATCGCTGACCGTGCCTTCGCTGGCCCAGGCCAAGCGCATGGGCGGTGGCAAGACCGTGCGTCCCGCCTCCATCGGCTCGGCCCCCGCCAAGCCAGCCACACCCGCCGCCCCCACGGCTGCGGCCAAGCCTGCCACCCCGGCAGCCGCCACGCCTGCGGCCGCCACCGCCGCAGCACCCGCTGCAGCCGCCGCACCGGCCCGCGCCGGCTCCGGCATGATGGGCACCATGGCGGGTGCCGCCGTGGGCGCCGTGGCCGGCACCATGGCCGGGAGCGCCATTGCCGGAGCCATGAGCGGCCCGTCGGCCGACAAGGATGCCGAAGCCAAGGCCAAGGCTGCTGCCGACGCCAAGGCCGCCGACGCCGAAGCCGCTGCCCTGCAAAAGCAGCTGGACGAAGCCAAGGCCAAGGCTGCCGCTGCCCACGCCGCTGCCAAGTAA
- a CDS encoding phosphoribosyltransferase — protein sequence MSMSNTDLLTPYAARWYTAAQARALPPAGPTFSGTFTVALQGGSALELPLRVLPGGDKAIALLMSNQTPFAVEDALAPLVTAAAASLQPEVIAAVPTMGLDYARLVARGLGLADYVALGHSRKFWYDEALSEAATSSTSTQGKRVYLDPALVARVRGKRVVLVDDVINTGVSALSAVRLLERAGAEVVGLTVLLSEGHAWRAVVGELGAGWDQRVRAVGHIPMFEAAGDGRWQPMAGTL from the coding sequence ATGAGTATGTCGAACACAGACCTGTTGACCCCCTACGCCGCCCGCTGGTACACCGCCGCCCAAGCGCGTGCACTGCCGCCGGCGGGGCCCACTTTTTCCGGCACCTTCACCGTGGCGCTGCAAGGCGGCAGCGCCCTGGAGCTGCCGCTGCGCGTGCTGCCCGGCGGCGACAAGGCGATTGCGCTGCTGATGAGCAACCAGACCCCGTTCGCGGTGGAAGACGCGCTGGCCCCGCTGGTGACGGCCGCCGCTGCCAGCCTGCAGCCCGAGGTGATTGCCGCCGTGCCCACCATGGGCCTGGACTACGCCCGCTTGGTGGCGCGCGGCCTGGGGCTGGCCGACTACGTGGCGTTGGGCCACTCGCGCAAGTTCTGGTACGACGAGGCGCTGAGCGAAGCCGCCACCTCGTCCACCAGCACACAGGGCAAGCGCGTCTACCTGGACCCGGCCCTGGTGGCGCGGGTGCGCGGCAAGCGCGTGGTGCTGGTGGACGATGTCATCAACACCGGTGTCAGCGCGCTGTCGGCCGTGCGCCTGCTGGAGCGCGCCGGCGCCGAGGTGGTGGGCTTGACCGTGCTGCTGAGCGAAGGCCATGCCTGGCGTGCGGTGGTGGGCGAACTGGGCGCGGGCTGGGACCAGCGCGTGCGGGCGGTGGGCCACATCCCCATGTTCGAAGCCGCAGGCGACGGGCGCTGGCAGCCGATGGCAGGCACGCTGTAA
- the serB gene encoding phosphoserine phosphatase SerB: MSVATEFAPGLTIQNITAPQKLSAYKLIAFDMDSTLITIECIDEIADATGKKAEVAAITEATMRGEITDFKDSLRQRVGKLAGVTQADMARVLAERLQLSPGAHTLVKAAQNAGLKVLLVSGGFTYFAEHVRDLLQIDFVRANVLEMDNGVLTGGLVDQPWGDICDGAEKRRTLLEVASLLGIDAAQCIAVGDGSNDIPMMQAAGLSVAYHAKPRVRAEAKVCINLGGLDRLLEVLQ; this comes from the coding sequence ATGAGCGTTGCCACCGAATTTGCCCCCGGCCTGACAATCCAGAACATCACCGCCCCCCAGAAGCTCAGCGCCTACAAGCTGATCGCGTTCGACATGGATTCCACGCTGATCACCATCGAGTGCATCGACGAGATCGCCGACGCCACGGGCAAGAAGGCCGAGGTGGCGGCCATCACCGAAGCCACGATGCGCGGCGAGATCACCGACTTCAAGGACAGCCTGCGCCAGCGCGTGGGCAAGCTCGCCGGGGTCACCCAGGCCGACATGGCCCGCGTGCTGGCCGAGCGCCTGCAGCTGTCGCCCGGTGCGCACACCCTGGTCAAGGCCGCCCAGAACGCCGGCCTGAAGGTGCTGCTGGTCTCCGGCGGCTTCACCTACTTTGCCGAGCATGTGCGCGACCTGCTGCAGATCGACTTTGTGCGCGCCAATGTGCTGGAGATGGACAACGGCGTGCTGACCGGCGGCCTGGTGGACCAGCCCTGGGGCGATATCTGCGACGGCGCCGAAAAGCGCCGCACGCTGCTGGAGGTGGCCAGCCTGCTGGGCATCGATGCCGCCCAGTGCATCGCCGTGGGCGATGGCAGCAACGACATTCCGATGATGCAGGCGGCCGGTCTGTCCGTGGCCTACCACGCCAAGCCCCGCGTGCGCGCGGAGGCCAAGGTGTGCATCAACCTGGGCGGTCTGGACCGCCTGCTGGAAGTGCTGCAGTAA
- a CDS encoding BMP family ABC transporter substrate-binding protein, translating to MRSPRHLLTPLAAALGCATALATAHAADPMKVGFLYIGPASGAGWSYAHELARQEVQKKFGNKIETIFVENVAENDAERVTRDLAAQGAKVIFGGAFGFMNGMERVSRDFPKVAFEHATGYKTGPNLGIYDIRTYEGACLNGTIAGHLSKTQTIGVVAPHPIPEIVRNINAFTLCAQEVNPTIQTRILWVNTWYDPPKEAEAAKTLLNQGVDVLMQNTDSAAPLQVAKEAGKVGFGWDTDMAQWGGDAQMAAARLDWSIYYSKVVADVMAGTWKPGNVWIGMKDGAIHYDHFSKNLPAKVRAAVEQRGKDIVSGKRPVFHGPLRDQAGKERSKAGDMPDADKLKMNFLVQGVIGAMPQ from the coding sequence ATGCGCTCTCCCCGCCATCTCCTCACCCCCCTGGCTGCTGCCCTGGGCTGCGCCACCGCCCTGGCCACGGCCCATGCGGCCGACCCCATGAAGGTCGGCTTCCTCTACATCGGCCCCGCCAGCGGCGCTGGCTGGTCCTATGCCCACGAACTGGCGCGCCAGGAAGTGCAGAAAAAGTTCGGCAACAAGATCGAAACCATCTTTGTCGAAAACGTGGCCGAAAACGACGCTGAGCGCGTGACCCGCGATTTGGCCGCACAGGGTGCCAAGGTGATCTTTGGCGGTGCCTTCGGCTTCATGAACGGCATGGAGCGCGTGTCCCGCGACTTTCCCAAGGTGGCTTTCGAACACGCCACGGGCTACAAGACCGGCCCGAATCTGGGCATCTACGACATCCGCACCTACGAGGGCGCCTGCCTGAACGGCACGATTGCCGGGCACCTGTCCAAGACCCAGACCATCGGGGTGGTCGCGCCGCATCCGATCCCGGAGATCGTGCGCAACATCAATGCCTTCACCCTGTGCGCCCAGGAGGTGAATCCCACGATCCAGACCCGCATCCTGTGGGTCAACACCTGGTATGACCCGCCCAAGGAAGCCGAAGCCGCCAAGACCCTGCTGAACCAGGGCGTGGACGTGCTGATGCAGAACACCGACTCGGCGGCCCCCTTGCAGGTGGCCAAGGAAGCCGGCAAGGTGGGCTTTGGCTGGGACACCGACATGGCCCAGTGGGGCGGCGATGCCCAGATGGCCGCCGCCCGCCTGGACTGGAGCATCTACTACAGCAAGGTCGTGGCCGATGTGATGGCCGGCACCTGGAAGCCCGGCAACGTCTGGATCGGCATGAAGGACGGCGCCATCCATTACGACCACTTCAGCAAGAACCTGCCGGCCAAGGTGCGCGCTGCGGTGGAGCAGCGCGGCAAGGACATCGTCTCGGGCAAGCGCCCGGTGTTCCACGGTCCGCTGCGCGACCAGGCGGGCAAGGAACGCAGCAAGGCCGGCGACATGCCCGACGCCGACAAGCTGAAGATGAACTTTCTGGTGCAGGGCGTGATCGGCGCCATGCCGCAGTAA
- a CDS encoding LysE/ArgO family amino acid transporter has protein sequence MAHSTLYTPFLAAWLAGFTVCLSLIVSIGAQNLYVLRQAVHSQHVRACVAWCVASDALLIGLGVAGMARLLAERPDWAYWLGLGGVLFMLAYGLFALWRMVFAQHSVQQGEGEGGRSLWRVVGTLAVITLFNPHVYLDTVLLVGSIGARQEGDLKWVFVAGAASASALWFAGLSAAGRRLKHWFAQPLAWRILDGLTGAMMLSLAWWVWQGLDRSLA, from the coding sequence ATGGCGCACAGCACTCTCTACACCCCTTTTCTGGCTGCATGGCTGGCAGGCTTCACGGTCTGCCTGTCCCTCATCGTCTCCATCGGCGCACAAAACCTCTATGTGCTGCGCCAGGCGGTGCACAGCCAGCATGTGCGCGCCTGCGTGGCCTGGTGTGTGGCCAGCGACGCACTGCTGATCGGTCTGGGTGTGGCCGGCATGGCCCGCCTGCTGGCCGAACGCCCGGACTGGGCCTACTGGCTGGGCCTGGGCGGCGTGCTGTTCATGTTGGCCTACGGCCTGTTTGCCCTGTGGCGCATGGTCTTTGCCCAGCACAGCGTGCAGCAGGGTGAAGGGGAAGGCGGGCGCAGCCTGTGGCGCGTGGTGGGTACGCTGGCCGTGATCACCCTGTTCAACCCCCATGTCTATCTGGACACGGTGCTGCTGGTGGGCTCCATCGGTGCGCGGCAGGAAGGCGACCTGAAATGGGTGTTCGTGGCCGGTGCGGCCAGTGCCAGTGCGCTGTGGTTTGCCGGCCTGTCGGCCGCAGGCCGGCGCCTGAAGCACTGGTTTGCCCAGCCGCTGGCCTGGCGCATCCTGGACGGCCTGACCGGCGCCATGATGCTGTCGCTGGCCTGGTGGGTGTGGCAGGGGCTGGACCGCAGCCTGGCGTGA
- a CDS encoding DUF2721 domain-containing protein: protein MSVVIDVATATHSVQLAVAPVFLLTAVAGMIGAVAGRLARIIDRARVVEDRVRASQDAQFIQRGLTELQYLRRRGRISNVSIGLLTLCGFLIGLTIIFLFMGQAWGVEEQLFAVISFLLGIGTFLAALAGFMWETVLATQLLDFHVLEMKRDVAEQIPPEKS from the coding sequence ATGAGCGTAGTGATTGACGTTGCCACCGCCACCCACAGCGTGCAGCTGGCCGTGGCCCCCGTGTTCCTGTTGACGGCGGTGGCCGGCATGATCGGCGCCGTGGCCGGGCGGCTGGCGCGCATCATTGACCGCGCACGCGTGGTGGAAGACCGGGTGCGTGCCAGCCAGGATGCGCAGTTCATCCAGCGCGGCCTGACCGAGCTGCAGTACCTGCGCCGGCGCGGGCGCATCTCCAATGTCAGCATCGGCTTGCTGACGCTGTGCGGCTTTCTGATCGGCCTGACCATCATCTTCCTGTTCATGGGCCAGGCCTGGGGCGTCGAAGAGCAGCTGTTTGCCGTGATCAGCTTCCTGCTGGGCATCGGCACCTTCCTGGCCGCGCTGGCCGGCTTCATGTGGGAGACGGTGCTGGCCACCCAGCTGCTGGACTTCCACGTGCTGGAAATGAAGCGCGATGTGGCCGAGCAGATCCCGCCGGAAAAGTCCTGA